TTGTCCTTACTATTGAAAGTTACTTGGGTTTTTAGTCTCCCATATTAAGATAAAGCACCTTCCTGGACTCCCTTGTTCACTGTTGTAATTGACGTTACTCTGAGTATATGTCATAGTTTGCTTCCATTCTGTGAAGTACGCTGAGCATCTCTGGCATGTTGAGGTGCAAATATTGTCTCTTCCAGGAAGTGCCACGGCAGGTTTCTGAAATACTGATAATGCAAGGATCGTGTTCTTGTTTTTAGGTAGGATTCTTGCTTTCCCAGTAAGTGCCTTCCTCTTGTTACAGCTGCTCCAATTTGCCTGCTGTCAGAGCTGCCCATTCATTGGAAGTATGAGATTCTGTTGTTGGTGTCTCAGCTGATCATCTGTAAATCTGACAGGCTGGATTGTTGAGCCATGCCTTCCTGAAGTGCGTCACAGAGCCCTGTTCTTTTTGCCGAGGGATTAGTCAGGCTGCTTTTGGAAACGCCCTCAGCTGTACCTTGTGCTGCTATATTAGTGTTTGCCTAGCAGGAAGAattttcttttttgctactgcagctgtctcagcaagtGTCTCTGGTAAGTTGTAAACAGAGCTGTCGCTCTCCAGTTAGTATGATCACCTCTATATAATGCCTGTTCTATTGCTGCTGCTTTTAAACAATCTTAGAggggtttttaaaataacagaaataaatatttctacgggAGTTGGCCCTGCCTGTTGAGAATTGTCGATACTTTCTTATGTGGATAATTCTGAAGCTGTTCAAATTAATTTCTGTATATTCCCTGTTTATACACACTAGTATTGATGGGATAATGTGGCAGGCCATTTCTTAAGCGGTTTGCTTGGTTTTTATTGGCAGCCTGTATGCAAGCCCTGCATCTCTGGACTCTGATTACCACCTGTGCTGTTGCAGTAGGAAACAATCAAGAACGGAAGAACCAAGAGTGCCCTAAGCTCAGCACACAGGTACTCTTCTTTTAAACCAAAAAAGCACAGAGGAAAGCTGAAAAGATTCATTTTTCAAAATTAGCTCAAATCAGACTAGAATACATTTTTCATTTTGGTAAACACTGCTTATCTCCCAAAAGCTCCCTAGTTCAGTGCAGCTGCAAGTTCAGGGAGTTTTGCAATATGAAAAATGCTTTATACTGCAATCCAAACATCGCTTTCCAAGGAGTGTGCCCTGTTGAACAGACCTGAGTATGAATCTTAGTAGACCTGTTAGGATTGCTTTCTTGAAAACTGTTCAAACAATTTAGCATCTTAGTCTTTTTAAGggatatttttaatatatgtaaaGGCTCTCTAGTTTTAGTTTTGTTGAATTTGCACCTAAGCGCTTGGTAGTTCTGTCAGAATGACATTTTGGCATcagttggcagagtttaacaTACCCAAacaatattaaattattttaaagcgATGCAATGTTACTATGGCAACTTTGTTTGATGATAAAATTTAACTGGCTTGACAGAATCAATACAGAATAGAATTTTGAAAATGCTCTGCAGCTTTATAATAATGTTCCGTGAAACCTGAGTGAAACCTGTCACTATTGTGTCCTCTATATTGATAGAATATATTGCACATCTTGGTTCATTTTAGAAGTGCAAAATGCAGTAGTTTAAAGGGAAAGTAAATGGCAGTAACATTGCTTTTTTCACTACATACTGCCATTACTGAAAAAAATCTTTATGCACTTCATCTCTACCAATTTCATTTGCAGTTGTCTTAGGGCAAATAGGTATGGAAAAAAAACATAGATTTTCTATAGATTATGCAATTGCTGGTGAAGCTTCAGACCTGTGCTTGAGGCCTAAAGTGTGGTTCTATGTTTGTACATTTGGCAACATTTCATGCAACTAGAGCATCCTGTCATATATGCTGTTGTAAGCAAGAGGGAAAGGCTGTGCTGCTAGACTGTCTTAACATGGGGAGGATCTTAGAGCCTGATCAAAGAGGTCTTTGTAGGCCTTAGAGCAGATGGGGGCCAGCTGCAGTTCTGCCCTAAAACCACACTGAGGATTTTCCACATAAGTCAAGCAGTGAGGGCAGCTTCTAGCACTACTTCAAGGGGAGACTGGAGCACAGTCTTTAGCTTGACTACTTCTGTAGACAGTGAAATCAGATTCCTGAATTATATAGCATATATACTGAAAAGGCATAATGATTTATTTCATGGTGTGTATATGTTCTGAATATCATAGCATACATATGACTGATTCTTCCCTGTTATTATGATCTCTTACCACATTTCTCTTAGATCTGCAATTTATATTTGGGGTACTCTTAATTAACATGTTTGAGGGGGGAGAAGTAGTTGAAGAACCCTTTTTGATATGAAGTTCTACCAGCAATAACCTTTCATATTGTTAGCAGGTTAAAATTAGTCTGTTCTTTGGACGATTTCAAAGCAGGTCTTCACTTTAAGGAACACTGATAAACAGATCACAGATTTGGCAAAGCAAGTGGGAACTTTATATATACCAGTAGTGTAGCCTTACAGAGCTGTCTGTTTATAAATACACTACTctgttgtttgtttttccctaggaacctgtttcaaggtgtctCCAAAACAGTGTCCTGTATAACTGTAGTTGCTAATCCTCCTGGAGAACCATGTTCAATATTAGTGGCAGGGGTCCTTCAAAATGCGCATCCCATTACAAAAAACAAGTGATTAGGACTGACAGCCTTGGCTGCTCTATCGGGTATTGGATGCTGTCCCGTTTGCCCCATTACACTATATTTGTATTCATGTTCCCAAGTCAGAAGCCATGTAGGAAGTTCTGTCCTTGATCAAAGGTATTTTTAATCTAGAAGTTTCCTTTAACTGTgaggttcatatagctttatgcTTCCTGAGTAGATCTTTATGGGTCCTGCTTCTTgagattttaaaatggaattgctAGGGCCTGAATGTGAAACCTGGACAAGCATGTTATGGAAGTCTatgcagtttggtatagtggttaggagtgtggacttctaatctggcatgccgggttcgattctgcgctcccccacatgcaaccagctgggtgaccttgggctcaccacggcactgataaaactgttctgaccgggcagtgatatcagggctctctcagcctcacccacctcacagggtgtctgttgtggggggagaggaatgggaaggcgactgtaagccgctttgagcctccttcgggtagggaaaagcggcatataagaaccaactcttcttcttcttcttctaatctggcgagccgggtttgattatgcgctcccccacatacagccagctgggtgaccttgggcttgccacagcactgagaaaagtgctctggccaagcagtaatatcagggctctctcagcctcgcctccctcacagggtgtctgttgtggggggaggaaagggaaggtgactgtaaggcgctttgagactccgagtagacaaaagtggcatataagaaccaactcttctttttcagctaATTTTGATAAATTTTAGACATTTATGTCAGTTATGTCTTTTTCTAATTTGGGTGGCAATTTGGTTCTTTTGTGCTGACTTGCTTTTATTTTACTTGAATTTATTTGGCTGTCCACTGAAGTTACCTTGAAGTACTGTAATCTCATTAAAAAATTTGGCCCAGTAAGTGTGGcatgtatttatatattgctctTCTCCTTGAAGCATGCAAGAATATAGGCTAGTTAAAATTTTCTGACTTTTGATCCTAAGCAAACATCTGTAGCACTGACACTGGATTACCCATCCTGTTATGATCAGATTTAGAACTTTTTGTTGTCATCACACAGCTCTGACCTTTCTTTTGCCATACCTGTTCACAGTACAGAAAAGCTTACAAAATAGATgattttccagaaaaaaatcccCATGCTGTATTATTTGTGTAAAAATTTCCACCCACATGTGTAAATGTAGCATATTTACCTGTAGTCAGAGCTGTTTTACAAATTAATAATGTTAGATGGGTTAAATATGGGGTATAAGGCCAGTACTTGTGAAAGGTGTGCTTGCTTTCTTTTGCTAACATaacttaaatatttatttatttatttaaattgttcAATTGATTCTTGAAGGGAGTATCAATTCTCAAATGCCTTGCAGGtgtctaaggtgctattggacttgaacCTAGCAACATTTTGGggggatattttaaaaatgtgtagtgTAATCCAAAAACACAGTTATACCTCCACTAAATCTTATGTCAATACTCCATATTTAAATATACCACTGACCAGAAACCTATATTCACTCAGGAGGACTTTTGCCAAGTATGTGTGTTTTGGAATTGTGTATAAGGTACTCATAATTTGCCAAAGACAACACTTGCAAACAAAGATCACATATCTGGAATAAAAATTTTATTTGGTAGATTAGGGATGCCTTTTCCTCAAATTCTTTTGCCTTTTGCTTTTTCCTCTCTTCAAGACCAGCTTCAAATGTAAACACTCCCTAGGTTATTTTGATGATATTGTTTCCCTAAACAAATAAGATCTTTGTTTTTATAGTCTTGTCTTTCTGAAAATTATCCCATTTTTTCTTAATAAAAGAAAGTCACCTTGCTTAATATGCAGTTTATAGCTCTAATGTGTTGTTAGCgccaaaaatattttaatttgagTCTGCTTAGCATTAATGCTTCTTATCCCCTTGTGAGTTTCTATCAGCACACTTTTATTGTTAAGCTTGGATGGACCATTCAGTTGTTCATCTCACAGAAGGGAACTATTTTTCAGTAACCGGATAAGTAGATTTTAGTACATCTGCTTATGACTCCAAATAAACAGAGAGCATAGTTGTGCCCATCTTGGGTGATTTTCAGCCACTATAGAATCATAGCTTAGAATAGCCTGATCTTGCCacgtctcagaagttaagcagggtcagtcttggttggcactttgatgggagaccatcagAGAAGTCTGGAGTTGCTaagcagatgcaggcaatggcaaaccaccactatTGGTCTTGCCTTGAAGGCCGTAGAGGGTGGCCACAtaaactgcaacttgatggcactttccatcataGAGTCTGCAGTGGAACCATTACCTTGAGCAGATGGGGATTGTTGTTACTGCCATGCTGCAAAGAGCAAGAATACTTTTCTTCAAAGATACCTTTGCGGCTATGCCAGGCTCAGCACATCTCTGTCCATCAAAACCATTACAGTTGTACAAATATGTACTAAGTGACTGAAATAGTACTGGACAAATACCTTGTCATCCTTCTTAAAAGGATATTGCTAATGACCACATTGTATTGTAGCTATTATCAGTCACTAATAGTTCATCCCAAAGGAATGCTGATTACCTAGATGATAGTGGAGTATAAATAACCAAGCAGGTGATCTGTATCATTTAAATTATATTAATCTTGGGTGAGGGAGGCAAAATGTGTATTTGTAATGAACAGTCACCTCTCAGGTGACTTGCTATTTTGGGAGTGCTCTGAGGAACCTACTCACTTTTCCTACCCTGTTAAGTATTCGTTAGTTTTTACCAATCTATAGACAAGCCTCTGAGATCTCACCTATGTTGACCCTATGATTTGTCCAAAATATACTATGTAGTCTCTCAGTGTAGCTGTGAAGTTTCATGAGTGTTCTATAGTCTGTGGGGTTTTGTACCTCAGAGCCTAGAAGAGTAGGAAATAGATGCTCTCATGCCATTATAAACTGAAAATCAACTGCATCTCTTCGTTATAATCTGTTTGATATTTTGAAGCATCTTGAGAAGCCATGACAAAGCTAGAAATATACAGTACATATTTAGATAGTATCTCCCACCATGGAATAATAGCAGTTACATGATGGTTCACATTTTTACCAGTTACAAGCTGCCTATAATGATGAGATTCAGTTGTGATGCCATAATTAGACTGTTGGACTGGGGTCtgaaagacctgggttcagatccccactctgccatagagcTTGTTTGGTGACCTGGAGCCAGTTCTTCTCACATCCTTAGGGAGCTCTTGTGGTGGCTGTGAGGGAAGAGCAAGGGGACCTCATATATGctaccttgagctccttggagaaaagggcaggatAACAAATATACTAGGAGGTACAGGGGAAAACAAAGCCTTTAAGTAAATTTACTAAGGAAGGTTATGTTGATAACTATCAAATTGAGGTGTCCCATTTTCTTACCTAGCTTAGATAGCTATATTTTCTTCTAGATTGTGAGTCAATGTTTTTAACAGTGAACCTACCATTTGCCAAGTCAGCTTGCACAAATTAGTTTTAATTCATTTACTACTAAACTATTAATGCTGATATCTTTAAACTGGGAAATGTTCCCATCTTTGCGAAGTTAATACCTACTCCCAATTTTACCTTTTCTAGATGCCTGAATTTCAGAAGAAGACTGTCCATATCAAGGACCCAGGAAGAGTAGAAGAAATTATCTGTGGCCTCATCAAAGGTGGAGCTGCCAAACTTCAGGTGAAACATAAAGCATATTGGTAGAAGTAAAGAATCATATTTGTTTATGGAGATAAAATAAGATTTTAGAAGAGGATGCAAAAATCTTTAAATGTTTCTTGAATTGTATAATTTAACATTCTCGGTAAATGAACCCCCTCCAGTTCAGGTATATAATTTAATCAGTTTAAATAATTCCTTGATTATTGTATAATAAAATACTGAATGTCATATTACCTGCTTGGCCTGCCATTTAAATTCTTAGTATTTAATTTTAACACTGAGCTTGTAActtgtttctttatttttacaGATAATTACAGACTTTGATATGACATTAAGTAGATTTTCGTTCAATGGCAAAAGGTGTCCAACATGTCATAGTAAGTATCGCTTGTAAAAATTTTTTTATCAATGTTGTCTTGTACATTGTTTGAGCATCAAACTAGATATTAGAGTTGCAATAAGACAGTATTTGAGATCTagattatttcccctggagatacatacatacactagcacacaaacacacatacacacatacacaaattgtTTGGGCTACTAACCTCAGAGGTTTTTTCCTTCCCTAGCAGTTCATTCCTTAGCTCATTTTTAACATTGCATTTTATTGAATGTAAAACATTGTACACCTAGTTCAGTACTACTCCCAGTTTATGCACATGATAACCTGAATAAATTCTATAGGAGTCTTAATGTGTGGAGGCCTTTCTTTCAGGCATTTTGTAAGCCTCTCAGATTTGCTGTCAGTTGTGTCTTGCCATTTCAGGATACAGTCTTTCTATCACCAGCTTCTGAACAAATTGAAACAACTGCATAGTAAAAAGCAAATAAGAATCTTGCATTGGCTTGAATCCTATGATGCTGTTCCTTTAGCAGGAGTGCTTTCCTCCAGCAGAGAGCCTTCTGCCCGACAAAGAGTGCCTCCACTAGAGGAACAGATCCACAGGATCCATCCCAGCTTTTGTTCTGTGTTCACTTTTTCCGATAACTTTGTATCTTTCAGATATCATTGACAACTGCAAACTCATCACAGATGAATGTCGTAAAAAGGTAATCATAAATCTGACAACCTGTTGAGGGGAATATGTATTTTTGTtcttcctaaaggtaaaggtatcccctgtgcaagtaccaagtcatgtctgacccttggggtgacgccctctagcgttttcatggcagactcaatacagggtggccttgtcagtgccttccccagtcattatcgtttaccccccagcaagctgggtcctcattttaccgaccttggaaggatggaatgctgagtcaaccttagccggctgctgggatcgaactcccaacctcatggacagacagcttcaggcagcatgtcggctgccttaccatcctgtgccacaagaggctctaagttcTTCCTACAGCTTTATGATTCTTTACTACCTCTTGTGGCTTCTGTTTAACTGTGCAAAAGATGTTATAAagtaaacatgttttttttttatttccagttGTTGAAACTGAAAGAAATATATTACGCCATTGAAATTGATCCAAACCTTACAATTGAAGAGAAGTATCCTTACATGGTTGAGTGGTGAGTTTATGAAAGGTTACCAAATGGCTTCCTATAAGGACTAATCTTACAGCTAATTTTGGCATCTAAATTAGTAGATATATTTGATTAATGAAGCATGTTTTTACTTTTCTGTGTTGCTGCATTCTGCTTTCAGAATGAATTCTGCAATTGCATATGACTAAAGTGGTTATTTAACCTCCTCTGATCAGTTAATAGAAATAATTTAGTGTGCACTGCAATGTGCAAAGGATTCATACCTGTTTGTTTGGAGCAACATCTCAAAGAATTGTTGCAGAGTTCTGGTCTTATGTACAGAATAGCTTCCAAGCTTCAGGAGCTTTCTTTGATACCCTGAAAACAGCGCTTAACTGTTTCTAGTGGGAGATTTGTGAAGCAGCTTTAAAAGTAGTTAGTTAAATAAGCAGTTGGCTACAATAGCGTTTAATGCTGTCTGTTTGATATACtatagcagggttagtcaacgtGTGgtactgcagatgtccatggacatctggaggaccacaggttgactaccccagtactatagagttggaagatagaACATTATAAGTGGGGATCTGCAAGAAATTGGTGAGAGCAGTTTCCCTATTTCCCtcacctttttctttccttctctccctgcaTGGCCTGGTGCAGTGTCTTTCACCCTCACAATAGCtgttctgtggcaagcccagtgAGGTTCTCTTCTCCTCCCACAAACACCATCACAGATCTCAGTAGCAAGCCTGGTGCAGTTGGGTGGGCCTActgaggtttcccccccccaatcccccccccaatttctgttTTTACTTTCAGGATTTTCTGCAAACATGGGAGGGTCTCCCCAGGATTACTGAAATACTTTGTTTCCATTCTATGTGGCCCTGATCTGTATATTTCAATATCTGCCAGTGGGACCACACTTTTGCTATGAAAACATACAAGCTTTTTGCTtttcccctttcctgaaagccctcagtctctccttttttcctgctttcttctctcctccccacaaaaaacagaCTACATTTATCTACCGTTCTGCACGGCTTTCCCTCCCGCCAGCAACCTGTTTAGGAAAACAACGGCCCAGTAATCTGGTGCTGGTCACTGGGTCAGGCACACTTTCATGGTAGGGGGGCCCTCAAGGCCTTGTGGAGACACACCTTATTTTCTACtttatccctctccccacactatTCTCTTTTCCCAACAATTTCcacatcctttccccttctcaGCTATTCACCAGCCTACCTTTTATTGGCCTCCCATCTTCAACTAtattatttacttcctttatattCCATCTTACTCCACAGTGGAgaccaaagcggcttatattattctcttcctttttatcctcacaacactatgaggtaggctagactgaaatatgactggcccaaaagcAATCAAtgtagatagccatgttggtctcaagtaggacaaaaaaatttgagtccaaaggtatctttaagaccaacgaagatttttcaaggcatgagctttcgtgtgcatgcacacttcttcagacaatggaacagggatcgtGTTATATATaacctgtactcttatgatcccgaTTTCACTGTAAGAAATATACATAAGTAATATACATATGATATATGAGAACTGGTTCTGTCTGATATATTGAAATGCTTCTTGTGATTATTACGAATTCACCTCCCACCCGTAAAGCATTCATCACAGTTCTCCAAAAACCAGACACAAATCagatatttgttttaatgttttcttaTCTGTGTGACAATGAATTTTCAGCATACGTGCTTGGACATAAAATAGAaaacttttattttcattttttattttaggTACAGTAAATCACATGCTTTGCTTATAGAGCAAGCATTGCAAAAGGACAAGCTGGCAGAGATCGTGAGGGAGTC
This Paroedura picta isolate Pp20150507F chromosome 11, Ppicta_v3.0, whole genome shotgun sequence DNA region includes the following protein-coding sequences:
- the NT5C3A gene encoding cytosolic 5'-nucleotidase 3A isoform X3, with translation MQALHLWTLITTCAVAVGNNQERKNQECPKLSTQMPEFQKKTVHIKDPGRVEEIICGLIKGGAAKLQIITDFDMTLSRFSFNGKRCPTCHNIIDNCKLITDECRKKLLKLKEIYYAIEIDPNLTIEEKYPYMVEWYSKSHALLIEQALQKDKLAEIVRESDVMLKEGYENFFDKLHEHNIPVFVFSAGIGDILEEVIHQAGVYHPNIKVVSNFMDFDENGVLKGFKGEVIHVYNKHDGALKNTEYFKQLKENSNIILLGDSQGDLTMADGVANVEHILKIGYLNDKVEELLEKYMDSYDIVLVKDDSLDVANSILQKIL